The genomic stretch gcagccaCGGTGGGGCGCTGTCCACCTCCTCCGGTGTGCGAAGAACGTGAGGGGAGTGCGTCTGTGAGCTACGCTGGGAGGGTTTGACTGGTGTGGGGGGAGTAGactctccgtctctttgtctccagctGAGAACAGAGTCCTGTGGCGTGAATGAGCcagtgctgctgttgttgcccTCTGGCTGTCGTAGAAGGAGCTGGATCTCAGGGAGAGGAGCCTGAGTTGTCACCAGAGCCCCATAAAGTGTCAGGACCGACACACGAACATTTACATCTAAAGACAGAAAGTTATATTAAAAGAATCCTGTGTTACAAACCGGGCATGTTATGCTCATCTTGAGGTTCAGATTTGTGTTTTGGGTGCATGTTCATATGctttaatgtgaaaaaaaacctCTGAAACTGAGAAATGGTTGATATATTGTATAGTTGTGACGTCACAGCCGTACGGAAATCCCAATGGCTCATTTAAAGTCATAGTTTTTCTGAATGTGGACTGTGAATAAGTTTCCGTGGATTGAGCATTTTGATACTTTCACAGTATTAATATTGCACATTGAGCtgctttaaaattaaaaaaatgtcaaagacatgaaaatacaaaatgtccCCATATGGGACCTTTAAATCTTTGTGCAGTTATCTGAATGCACTGATGAAATACAGACCTCTGTGGCGCACATAGGGACGCATCTGCTTCCAGAGCGGGCTGAGCAGACCAGGTCTGAGACGGTGGTAGGGAGCATTCGCCACCAGGTGGGCCAGACACTAAAAGACAGGAACGGGGGAGATAGATATTTTGGTCCAATCCCAGTGGTTCCAGATATCTCAACTACATGTGTGCAGGTTGTCAACATATGTTCCCAGGTTAATGTGACTTTGACACAAGCAGTACATTAATGCTCAACATGTTAACCTAGGTCAGAACGGCAGTAACTTGTCGATGCCCAGGTCTTGAGGGCGTGTTTGGATGCCAACACTGTACAATAAAGCTTGAACTTTTACACTTCACATAACAAGAGGACAGTTGTGCATGTTATCGTACCTTTATGACCTGTGTGAGCGTCTGATGGGAGGTCTCGGCCAGTAGAGccagagtgagagcgcggtgcagTTCTCTGATGGCATTAGCCAGCAAGAAGGAGAAAGGGGTGTAAGATTTACGAGGGGAGGCCGTATCTTCAGCCACAGCCAGAAACTGACGGGAGCCATCCAGCATAGCCGACAACACCTGaagtgcacacgcacgcacctgGTGGGAGAGGACCAAGACGGATGCTACAGTCACACATGTCGAGGAGAACTGTAACCTGTATGAGGGTGAGTTATACCTTTGGCGAGGGGTCCTTTAGTATAATTGTGATGAGTGTGAGAGGCGGCGGCCCCCCAATAGGAGAGTCAGGGATGAAGGAGGACCAGTACCCATACAGAGTCCTCTTCTCTAAACCTTTCACCACCGCTAGCAGACAGTGCAGAGCTCCCTGACGTATACGAGCGTTGTAAAGCCTGAGGAGAGAAAAACTGCAGTATGATTTCTCACTTTCTTTATGCAGTATcgagaggaaagaaaagtttACATATCAATCCATTTATAACCCTTTTAAAAAGCATACAACTAATTTGGTTTCTCAAGAATAACTTGCGAGTGCTTTTTCAAAACATCTTAGGCGTGTAGCAATGCGTGCTAAGAAAAGAGATAGGGGTGACATGGATGGACATGTGCAGCGTTTTTCTTTACCGTAATTTGCTCTGTGCACTGCCTTCTGGGTCGGAAAACTCTGAGTCAGAACTGACTCTTTTCCAGGAAGGGTAGAGAGACGGGCCAGATGGTTTAGACAAGGACTCTCCCTcacctctgcctccctctcttccccctcctttCTGAAGTGAAGGCACTGTCTTACAGTtaacttcctcttcatcatccgCTCTGCTTTCCTCAGAGctcatcttcttctctttccctctggatttcctctttttattctgagaagagacatttaaaacatttctatCAAAAATCACTAATTTTTAAGAGACCCTTATTAGAATGTATACCTAAATAAATGAAGGCTTGCCTTACCCCTGAGGTTTTGCCTGACACAGCGGCATCTTTTGGTGGTTCTGAGGATTGTGGTGTTTCGGCGGGTTTTGCGGCAGGGAGACCCTCATACTGAGGAAGAGGTGCTGGATAAAGAACAGTTGGCCACTCGACATTCACACCTGGAGTTCCCTGGAACATGAGCCTCTGCAAAAACATGTACAAGTCTCCAATAATTATTCAATACAAACTCTTATATAGTGTTTGAACAGGAAAAAAGGACAGGAAATGATAAGGCGATAGAAGAACCTGCAATATTCACCTTAAGTGCGGCCAGTGCAGACCCAAGCTCCTCTCCAACAAATTTCCACTTTCCACCTGAGAGACAACATTGAAGTCCCTTCAGTGCTGCCTGGATCACCTGCACCAAGGACATAAGGACAAGCATGGGTCAACTATGAAtaaatgtgccccccccccgtTCATTGAAATGTTCATAACTAACAAATAATCCATACCATACAATAGAAGAGCTCATCAGTGTCGGGAGGTTTGGGTGAGTGCAGTGTTTTCAGGAAGACTCGAAAAGATACACTTCTGTATTGATCATCCAAAGGTGCCTGACCAGGGATCCTGGAGAGAAACAATCCAGCCCACCACAGAAACAAGTACAGCCACGAatttaaacctgcaataacttAGGTGCAGCGGAAACAAGTTGTGCTCTACCTACATTACCGTCCAATATACACTCTCTTTTAGCGCCGTCTTTGATATTTAACAACTCCTCGTACAGTAACtatatctggctctttagctgccaAACGCTCCGCTATGTTCATCAATTagttttaaactgtgtgtgaatggtttGTTGCTAAGCAGATCGcatacaatgttttttgtgtgtgctgaaaacagctgcctgctgtatCCAAACTACATTATgagagagtgaaccaaaacagcaTAGTTACATTCGATACATTGTTAAAgcaaaaatattgattatagtCCCAAGAAGAGTGAGCATTTAgcgagaaaaaaacaataaacaataaatagtCTCTACAAACTGGGCGCAAGTACTCACAGACTAAAACGCATTGGCTAAACATATAAGCATGCAAAGGCCTACCTGAGACAGATGTTGGCCATACAGGTGAGAGCAACACGGCGTAACTCCACATTAGGCTGCGATGGAGAACTATACTGCAGGAGGACTCCATCTTCACCCAGCAGCTCACGGAGGTGCTATGAATGAGGACAATTTTAAAGGAACTATTCAGCAGTTATCATACACTACAATACACTATCCACAAAATGCGTACAATTTCCTACCTGGTGGCACTGAGGTCCATTCCCGTACACTATAGTGGAAAGTGCCAGGAGGACATCTGAATGTGTCCACGTACTGCACACTTTCAGTGCACTGGTGGTATAGGTCAATAATACATCCAGTGTCCGCTCGTCCATTATTACCTTTAGGAACAGCAAGAAGAGAAAGCAAGGGAAAAAGTACAACACATTCATGTCGATTACATACTTGGTCAGtacatgaatatacagtatgtgcacagtactgttacagtactaCTATTACTAAATGTTAGTTATTACCTTTAGCTGATTGAGTAGATGATGTACAAGCTGGCACAGTTTGATGACTAAATGCTCTTGACTCAGTGGCACAAGACAGCTGACATGTTTCAGCAGACTGCACATGTCCTGAAATGGGAGGAAAGAGGCTCAGCACAAACAAAGACTCCTGGACATCCCATCGTTTTATTTGATTAAGGAGAAGAAACATTATAACACAATATTTAGGAATTGTAAAGTGTGTTGTGAAATGACTGCTAGGGTGCTGAATGCGTTGCTTATGATGTGGGAATGGTGACCACCTGGATTTGTATCAACCTGGTTTAATTAGCTTTCATTAATTTGGCGTTTCCAGTGAAACAAGTCATGTTGAATACAAACGGGCGTGAGTTAACAGTTAGCTTAACCAGTTACCTCTGGTCGGATGCTGATATTGGGTTCCAGGGTTTTGCTGTAGTTTTCGGACAGAAGCTGGTCCAACAACAAGTTGAGCTGCTCTCTCAGCTGGCTCGAGTCTGCTCGCAGGGCTCGGAGCTTCGCGGCGCAGCGAGAAAACTGTTTGTCGACGTCCGACGACGAGCCGAGCCGCCAACTGTCTGCCACGAGCGGAGTGAACGGGGCGGCCTCCGCGGACAGAGGCACCGGGGGAAAAACAGGAGCATCACTCCGGCTCATGGAGCTCGGAGCAAACGAGCCGGTGTGTGCAGCCATCGTTTTTGATCACGGAAGTGGTTCACTTGTTTGGTGGTTCTTGCTTCTCGTTTTAAGCCCGACATCGAAATGTCGGGCTCAGTGCTGCCCCCAGAGTGTAAAACAGGAACATCGTCTCCTTTAGAAACCGATGACATAAAAGTCATACCGCTATTTTAAAATACACCAAAGAAAAAGCCCCGCAGTCAATACAtacttaaattaaatgaatcaaTACAATAGCCTCATTTACCTATGTAACATTAGAATcttaatatatatgttgtgtttttgtaccGTTTAACAACACATGGGAATGGGTCCACGCTGTATAGCTCTATATCTATAAAGAATAAAATTAtagtttaatgtgtttgttgcaTTTGAATGTTGCAGCTGATCAAGGTAACTCCTTTGTGTTCAGTTAGGTAGTTTAACCTTCAACAGTACATCGGTTCTTGGAATCAGATAGGTGACTTGGATGTCAAAATGCTGTAGTGGAGAGTACAATACTTAAATCTAAATTAAGTAGAGTATATCAGAATGTAGCCTCAAAGAACTAAGTGTGTATCAAGGGTCACGATAATGTGATCAGAACTTTAGATAATAGTACATGCAAGTGAAGCAAATTCAAGGCACACGTACACATTTTGAACCAATTTACTGCGTCAGTCGTTTTGTGCTCAACATGTTGAAAATTGTACAATACCAAACTGCACACTAAATTACATTCCAGAGATATACAGCACTAACATTGTAAAGATTCACAATTGAAGTGGAAACAGGAATGTTAAAGCATGTAGAACACCGTAATTCTCTTGGCATGTAGTTCTCTTTTAATTGTAAGCAACAGTCTTGAAATTTATATTCAATCTCAGTCAACACTGAAAATTAAAAATCATTTCAACAAAAACTTTCTGTTACTTGTTTTAATTCCATGAAAAATAAGTTATTATACAACATATCCATATGAAAAAATGTACAAGGTCCGTGCATCAATGCACAGCAAAAATAATATACGGAAATCATTAGTCACAAGTCTGGCAGATGCAAAAACACTGATTGAGTGCTGGAATGGAGAGTAGTTATAAATTGACATGTTCTATGATCAGCACATCACCAGTCCAGGCATGACTAAAGCGCAATCCACCGATGGTGCTAGTGTTGAAGGTGGCACACAATAACAAACTGAAGCAAACAGGAAACCATGAGGTAGGCATTTCTGCAGAAAGGTGGTAGCAAATGAACAGAGTGGCACAGAAGTAGTATTAAGGGCTGAATTAAAAGTAGTTTTCGGGGGGCATGTTTGGATTTCAGCCCGACTTGAACAGTAGAATGGCCACTTGGCCCAGGTAGAAGTAGATGAAATGCTTCGTCTCATGCGTCACGTAGCTGCCAAAGTTCCTCCCAACAATGCAATGCCATGTGGGGTTGTACTTCTTGTCAAACTCCTTCGGGggagacaataataataataataataataataatcatatcaTTAGGTAAAAGGCCACTTACAACAGGCTTCACACGTTACATCTTTGAACTACTCATTTAATATTAATCTAATGTACCTTTTTGACATAGGCAGCGATATCCTTTTCAATGTTGTACTTTTCCATAGCCTGCATGGCACAGTCCACGGCATCCTGCTGCATTTCATCAGACATGTCTGCATTCTTTATCACTGCCTTCTTCTCAGTCATTTTGGCGGTTTGACtgcaaggaaaaaaacaatcaagtgACATTTTCCACATAGTTCTTACTAGTTCCAGTGCATACAGTGTTTCTTGTCATTGCAATTCCAGTCACTATAGCTGTATTTAGGCATCTACATATTAGGATTTCATGATTTATAATTCAGACTTAGATGAGAACCCATCTTGCCAATCCAATTAATTGGATATGAGGCCTTGTAAAGCAGGATCATCAAGTCATCTGGATAACTGAGGTACAAACCTTGATCCATCACTTGTACACTACAATGGCATTGttctagatagatagatatactgAGTTTgagaaacacacaatgggtcCATTTTGCACTTATTAGAGTAAGCAATAAAAGGTTGCTGACAATATATAGCCTACATATCTACAACTGCACTGTACAGCAGTACAACTTTGATTTACTGCTGCTTGTAAAGTAACATAACTATTCATGCACATATTCAGCCACAATTTACTTGAACTCAATTTGTAAGGTTGACAAACATCCATATAAAAAAAGTGGAGGGCGCATTCATACAGCTTTTcaggaaaaacacaagaggCTCAGGCAAGATTAGCATGCCAGCCAAGGAAGCATCAGTCTTCACTTTCCCCTGCCAACAATACACAGGTTGTATTATAAACAAGCGAGGTGATGCTCGCTTTCACAGTCGCATTTAACACTTACCGTCTCTCAGCGAAGTTAAATTGTCAAGAGTTGTACGTTACGGGCAGCTGCACAGTTTTCCGTTCATTTATCCAAAGAAAGCGTGCGTCTTTTACTCCGCCCTCCACATCACATCCgatctctgattggctggagggAGGCCTCCACCCTGATGACAGCGTTTTTTACTTGCGGACACTGCCGGCATCTTATTTCCACCCAGAATGCACTGCTTTCAACCTCatccactccctccctccttacaGTCGATGGCTGCGGACGAAAAGTCCaaacaaattacctcctaacgACTAATCCTAAGGATTTTTCCTTGACCTCGATGTAAAACGTCACGGGGTCAAGGAAAGATGTGAAGGAGAATTCGcgaggagttaggaaaagacaactgTGGTGCCTAGAGAATCGACTACGCTTTAACTAACCTACGTAAATACGATGCGACGGTGGACGTCACTGACGTAGGTCTGTAATGGCTAAACTACAACGAAGgactacaaaaataaacatgaccCCATAGATCTATAGTTCCGATGCATGCAGAATAAATAAACTGGTTCACTCGTGGTGTGTGAAGGATATACACCGGaggtccttccttcctgctgctgtcacactTAACAATCAACACTGCTTCAGTGGAAATTAAACAATTCACTCGTGCAATAGCAATGACACTGTTCAATGTCAATATTTCCTTTGtgcaataataatgtatcttattttttatttgttacatgtttgtaaataaatgtatatcaaATTAAACGAAAGGGTTATCGCTGTCTATttaacatcattaacatgaaTCCTATTAGTTTATGACTGTATGACAATAATGGTTGAACCTGTGCAAAATAGGCTTATCGTTTGTTCTCGTGAACGGCCAAATGGTGCGTCACGTTAAATATGGCCGCAGCAAGGATTGTGGGGCGGGATTATCTTCTTTTCTGCAAAGGAAGGCCTAGTGTGTCCTATGCTAAGGGAGATAATAAAGAAAGCTTGGAAGCACCTCTCCTTAGCATTTAGAGAATACGAACCGGGCTTAGATACTTCAGGGTAATTTCGCTC from Cyclopterus lumpus isolate fCycLum1 chromosome 14, fCycLum1.pri, whole genome shotgun sequence encodes the following:
- the heatr6 gene encoding HEAT repeat-containing protein 6; this translates as MAAHTGSFAPSSMSRSDAPVFPPVPLSAEAAPFTPLVADSWRLGSSSDVDKQFSRCAAKLRALRADSSQLREQLNLLLDQLLSENYSKTLEPNISIRPEDMCSLLKHVSCLVPLSQEHLVIKLCQLVHHLLNQLKVIMDERTLDVLLTYTTSALKVCSTWTHSDVLLALSTIVYGNGPQCHQHLRELLGEDGVLLQYSSPSQPNVELRRVALTCMANICLRIPGQAPLDDQYRSVSFRVFLKTLHSPKPPDTDELFYCMVIQAALKGLQCCLSGGKWKFVGEELGSALAALKRLMFQGTPGVNVEWPTVLYPAPLPQYEGLPAAKPAETPQSSEPPKDAAVSGKTSGNKKRKSRGKEKKMSSEESRADDEEEVNCKTVPSLQKGGGREGGRGEGESLSKPSGPSLYPSWKRVSSDSEFSDPEGSAQSKLRLYNARIRQGALHCLLAVVKGLEKRTLYGYWSSFIPDSPIGGPPPLTLITIILKDPSPKVRACALQVLSAMLDGSRQFLAVAEDTASPRKSYTPFSFLLANAIRELHRALTLALLAETSHQTLTQVIKCLAHLVANAPYHRLRPGLLSPLWKQMRPYVRHRDVNVRVSVLTLYGALVTTQAPLPEIQLLLRQPEGNNSSTGSFTPQDSVLSWRQRDGESTPPTPVKPSQRSSQTHSPHVLRTPEEVDSAPPWLLQLCVALVTQPREDQSDSEGAGTEGGAALEPSPVRLEALQVMSYLVRGYFSLAQACLCEIGQVSARCLGETEPSIQLHGAKLLEELGTVIIHQYRAENNVPESLRVPMSQVVLFWSDVLSGPLNAALQSEQHPTLQTSACDTLSSILPQAFAQLPDKTQMMCITVLLGLTYSENYLVKTAAVRALGVYILFPCLREDVMFVADTANTILAALDDRSPNVRAKAAWSLGNLTDALIVNMESVGVDFQEELSDMLLLKMLQAATRASADKDRVKSNAVRALGNLLHFLRQSQLTRSAFQRPLEDAVLALVKTVQSEATMKVRWNACYALGNAFRNPALPLDSAPWSGDAFSSLCHVVSSCKNFKVRIKSAAALAIPANRGCYGDSKRFSCVWRSLAKALENSEDTNDFFEYRYSDSLRHTLSHALLHLLSVSQSQDMPSLEASLAGEEGRNIKEHLIKYLRAEERGGEGAEEEKEAGGDSVTPQQRIRGLQQTLIKLKELEAEEEGREEEERSKEMVVNFLEDLLQTCKEP
- the dynll2b gene encoding dynein, light chain, LC8-type 2b, with protein sequence MTEKKAVIKNADMSDEMQQDAVDCAMQAMEKYNIEKDIAAYVKKEFDKKYNPTWHCIVGRNFGSYVTHETKHFIYFYLGQVAILLFKSG